GCCCGAGCGCCCGGTCGCGCCGACCTCGGTCACCGATCCGGCGATTCCGCGCGCGCAGCGTGTCGAGAATTTCGTCACCTACACCGCGCAGACCTACGGGGTCGATCCCGCCCATGTGCGCAGCGTGCTGGCGCAGGCGACGGTGCAGCAGCCGATCCTCAACGCGATCAGCCGGCCGGCAGAGGCCGTGCGCCCCTGGCGCGACTACCGCCCGATCTTCATCAACGACGCGCGCATCAACGGTGGCGTGGCGTTCTATCGCGAGAACCGCACGGCCCTCGATCGCGTGGCGGCCCAGACCGGCGTGCCGGCCGAGTACATCGTCGCGATCATCGGCGTGGAGACCAGCTACGGCCGCATCACCGGCACGTGGAAGGTGATCGATGCGCTCTACACGCTGGCCTTCGACTACGCCCCGCGCGCGCCGTTCTTCGCCGGTGAGCTCGCCCAGCTGTTCGCGCTGGAGAAGGCGGAGCCGCAGCTCGACATCCTCGGGCTCAAGGGCAGCTATGCCGGCGCGATGGGCATGGGCCAGTTCATGCCGTCGAGCTATCGCCTGTGGGCCAAGGACGGTGACGGCGACAGCCGCCGCGACCTGCTGACCCACAAGCCGGACGTGTTCGCGTCGATCGCGAACTATTTCGTCGTGCACGGCTGGGACCGCGGCGGCCCGGTCGTCGCGCGCGCGCAGCGCGCCGCGTCGGCCGCCGACTTCAAGCCCGAGAACTGGGAGCCGGTGTATCCGCTGTCGGCGCTGGCCGCGCGCGGCTACACGCCTGCGCCGGGCGAGCCGACCGTCGAGGGCGCGACGCTGCTGTCGCTAGATGGCGAGGGCGGCAAGGAGCACTGGCTGGCGTATCGCAATTTCTACGTGATTACCCGCTACAACCGCTCGCCGATGTATTCGCTGTCGGTGCATCAGCTCGCCCAGGCGATCCGGGCCGGGGTCGGGCCGTGATCCGATGGCTGCTGCCGCTGTCGGCGCTGTTGCTGCTTGCCGGTTGTGCCGGCGGCAACAAGCGCGCGGCGGGACCAGCCGGAAAGGAGACGGTCGGCGCGCCGAAGCACTCCACCCAGGCGCATCGACCGGCATCCGCAGGCCAGCGCCGCGTGTCGCCGTATGCGCCGGCGCAGGAGGATCCCAACACCCGCGGCCACTACACCGCCGGTGGTCTGTACCGCCCGGGTGTGCCCGACAGCCTGCCGGCCTACCTGCCCGACGTGGATGCGATCCCCGAGCCGGAAGTCGTCGACCTGCCGCGCTCGCCGGTCGGCAACCGCAGTCCCTACCAGGTGCTGGGCAAGAGCTACACCGTGCTCGACGACCACAGCGAGTTCGCGGAGACCGGCACTGCGTCCTACTACGGCGCCAAATTCCACGGCCGGCTGACCTCCAATCGCGAGGTCTACGACATGTACGCCTTCACCGCCGCGCACAAATCGTTGCCGTTGCCGAGCTTCGCCCGGGTGACCAACCTCGATACCGGAAAATCCGTGGTCGTGCGCGTCAATGACCGCGGGCCCTTCCATGAAGGCCGGGTGGTCGACCTGAGCTATGCCGCCGCGGTGAAGATCGGCATCCATCCGGCGGGCACCGGGCGCGTCGAAGTGCGCGCACTGACGCCCGGCGAGAACGCGCGCCACGGCTACGATGCGGTCGCCACCGCCTCGCCCGGCGTGGCGCCGGCGGCCCGCGCCGCGGCCCCGGCCCGGACGCATGCGGCCCCGGTCGTTGCCTCGCCGGCGGCCAGCGCCATCGACGCAATCGTCGAGACCCTGCCGATCGCCAGCGCGCGTGCCGGCGAGCGGCCCGCGCCGGCGCCCCAGGCCGACCCCGCGAACGGTCGCTTCAACATGTACCAGAACGGCCGGATCATGACGGCCGACGACTTCGACGCCTGGCTCGCCGCGCGCGGCGTCAAGATCGAGAACGGTCGCCAGGTGCCGTTGCATCCGCAGCCCGAGACCGCGCAGACCGCGCCGGCCGCATCCGCGGCGACACCGGTCGCGCCCGCCGCGGCGCCGGGTCCGACCGCGCCGGTCGCCGCTGCAGGCGATGTCACCCTCCAGGTCGCTGCATTCGGTGCGCGCGCCAATGCCGAGCGCGCGCTGGCCACGCTGCAGGGCGCCGGCATCGCCGCGGCGCAGCTCTCCGACGGCACCGCCGCCGGCAAGCCGGTCTGGCGCCTGCGCGTGGGGCCGGTCGCGGCCGCCCAGGTCGCCGAAATGTCCTCGCGCGTTGCCCGTCTGGGCTTCGGCGCGCCGTCCGTCGTTCGCGACTGAACCTTCTTTTCAACCGCCGGCCTGCAACGACCGGCACCCCGGAGTCCTGCATTACATGAAAGTGTCCGTAGTCGTTTCGCGCATGCTGCTGGTGGCCGCGGCCACCGCGATGGTCGGCATCGCCGTCGCCCAGGATCCCGCGCCCAGGCCGCAGCCGGCAGCCACGCCGGCGGCCGCCGCGCCCGCGGCTAGCGACGACCTGCCGACCCCGCCGCCGCCCGCGATCACCGGCACCGCCTGGATCCTGATGGATTACGCGACCGGCCAGATGCTGGCGGGCCACAATCCCGATGAGCGCGTCGAGCCGGCCAGCATCACCAAGGTGATGACCAGCTACGTGATCGCCGCCGAACTCGCCGCCGGCAAGATCAAGCCCGACGACCAGGTGCTGATGAGCGAGAACGCCTGGCGCAAGGGCGGCGCCGGCACCGATGGCAGTTACAGCGGTTTTCCGGTCAACCAGACCGCGCCGCTGCTGGACATGGAAATCGGCATGGTCGTGCAGTCGGGCAACGACGCCGCGATCGCGCTGGCCGAGCACGTCGCCGGCAGCGAGGAAGCCTTCGCCCAGCTGATGAATGCCTACGCCGCGCGCATCGGCATGAAGAACAGCCAATTCGAGAACGCGACCGGTCTTTCAGGCCCCGAGCACTATTCGACCGCGCGCGACCTGGCGATCCTCGGCCGCGCGATGGTGCGCGACTTCCCCGAGGAGTACGCGCACAACAAGATCAAGGAATTCACCGTCGGGCCGATCACCCAGCACAACCGCAACCGCCTGCTGTGGCGCGACGATTCCGTCGACGGCATCAAGACCGGCCACCACAGTGGCGCCGGCTATTGCCTGATGGCCTCGGCCCAGCGCGGCGACCAGCGTCTGATCTCGGTGGTCATGGGTTCGACCAGCGAGGCGCAGCGCGCCACCGATTCGCTGGCGCTGCTCAACTGGGGCTTCCGCTTCTTCGAGACCCATGCCGTCTATGACGCGGAAAAGTCGGTTGCGACGCAGAAGGTCTGGAAGGGCAAGACCGACGAAGTGCAGCTGGGTGTCGCCGAGCCGATGCTGGTGTCGATGCCGCGCGGCAAGTACGCGCAGCTCAAGCCGTCGATGGACATTCCGCAGACGATCATCGCGCCGATCGAGAAGGGCCAGCAGATCGGCACCGTGCGCGTGATGCTCGACGACGAGGTGGTTGCCGAGCGCCCGCTGGTGGCGCTCGAGGCGGTCGAGGAAGCCGGTTTCTTCAAGCGCCTGTGGCACGAGTTCCTGATGTGGTGGAACGCCTGAAACCGGGCGGCCTACCGGCCGGATGATGTCGCCGGATTGATCCCTTCCCCCTGAAGGGATCGCGGTAGCGGAATGGAGTGTTCCTGGCCGTGGCCCGCGGGCGCGGTCGGCATGGTTGCGGCTGCGCCGGCCCTCCACGACGCAGCGCGTCAACGCTTGAACGAAAGGACGCTGCGGCGGATCCGCCGCTTGGGTTCCGCTGCCGCTGCCCCGATAATCTGCGCGATGGACATCACCTCCGACAATCCCGAACACGGCTTCCAGTTTCCCGGCACCTTCGAGATCACCGCCATGGGCGCGGCCGACGCCGGACTCGAGACCGAAATCCCGCGCCTGCTGATTGCCGCAGGCATCGCGGTGCTCGACGAGACCGTGACCACTCGCGCCTCGAGCGGCGGCAAGTACGTGTCGATCAAGCTGCACATCCGTGCCGACTCGCGCGAACAGTACGACGCGGCGCACGTGGCGCTGCGCGGGCATCCCGAAGTGAAGTGGACGCTCTGATCCAATGATCCGCCAGCTGCTCTATCGCAGCGGGCAGCTGTGCGAGTTCACCGGGTCCGATATGGCCGGCCTGCTGCGGCGCGCGCGTGATTTCAATGCGGGCCGAGGCATCGGCGGCATGCTGCTGTTCCACGACGGACTGTTCATGCAGGTGCTCGAGGGGCCGGCTGCGGCCGTGGATGCCCTGTATGCCCGCATCGCCGCCGACGTGCGCCACTGCGAGGTGCGGTTGCTGGTCCGCACCGAGCGCGCGGCGGCGCTGTTGCCGGGGGTGCCGATGGCCTGGGCGGAGACCCCGCCCGACGGCGATGCGCCGGTATTTCCGCGGCTGGAGAACGACCGCCGCGCCCTCGACCTGCTGGCGCGCGCTGGCGGCGACCGTATCGCCACCGCGATGCGCGGATTCCTGCAGGGTGCCGCGGTGCCCGAGGGCGGGCTGGGCTGTGCCCGGGTCGCGGAGCGGGTGCTGTGAGTCGCGCGCCGGCCATCGTGCGCCTGCTCGAACGGCAGCCCTACGTGCCGGTCTGGCGCGCGATGCAGCGCTTCACCGATGCGCGCGATGCGCAGACCACCGACGAGCTGTGGGTGGTGGAGCACGAACCGGTCTTCACCCTCGGCCAGGCAGGCAAGCCCGAGCACGTCCTGGCCCCGGGCGACATCCCGGTGGTGCAGGTCGATCGCGGGGGACAGGTCACCTATCACGGGCCCGGCCAGCTCGTCGTCTATCCACTGCTCGACCTGGTGCGGCTCGGGATCGGGGTGCGCGATTACGTGTGCCGGATCGAGCAGGCCATCATCGACACGCTCGGCGACTGGAACATCGAGGCTGTGCGCCGCGACGGCGCGCCCGGGGTCTATGTCAACGAGGCCAAGATCGCCGCGCTCGGCATCCGCGTGCGGCGGGGACGCACGTTCCACGGCCTGGCCTTCAATCTCGCGATGGATCTCGAACCGTTCCGGCGCATCAATCCCTGTGGCTATGCCGACCTGCAGGTCGTCTCGCTTGCCGATCTCGGCGGGCCGTCGTCGCCGGCGGCGGTCACACCCGCGCTGCTCGGCCACCTCGCTGCGCAGTTCGGCCTGGCGCTCGACAGCGGTCCGGCGCCGCCGCTGCCGGGCACTGAATGACACGCAGCATCCTCGCGCCTGCGGCAGACAGTGCCGGGGCAGGGACCTACAATGGCCGCCTGCTTCGCGTGAGCCCGTCATGACCCAGACTGCCGACAAATCGATTCCGCTGCAGGTGGTGTCCGCACCGCCGGCCGCTCCGTTGCAGACCGGCGTCAAGCAGGTCGCGGGCGACAAGATCGCGCGCTCGCCGGTGCAGTTCGCGGAGGCACCGGTGCTGCGCAAGCCATCGTGGATCCGCGTGCGCATTCCATCCAACGGCGCGGTCGCGGCGCTGAAGGCCAAGCTGCGCGAGAACCGCCTGGTCACGGTCTGCGAAGAAGCCAGCTGCCCGAACATCCACGAGTGCTTCGGCCACGGCACCGCCACCTTCATGATCCTCGGCGAGGTCTGCACCCGCCGCTGCTCGTTCTGCGACGTCGCCCACGGCCGGCCGAAGCCGCCCGATGCCGCCGAGCCGCTGAAGCTTGCGGCGACGATCGCCGACATGGGCCTGAAATACGTCGTGATCACCTCGGTCGACCGCGATGACCTGCGCGACGGCGGCGCCCAGCATTTTGTCGACTGCATCCGCGAGGTGCGCGCGCAGTCGCCGGCCATCCGCATCGAGATCCTCACGCCGGACTTCCGCGGCAAGGGCCGGATGGAGCGCGCGTTGGAGATCCTCAGGTCCGATCCGCCCGACGTGTTCAACCACAACGTCGAGACGGTGCCCGATCTCTACCGCAACGTGCGCCCGGGCGCGGACTACCAGTGGTCGCTCGACCTGCTGAAGAAGTTCAAGGCCCAGCATCCGGGCGTGCCGACCAAGTCCGGCATCATGCTCGGCCTCGGCGAGACCATGGAGCAGGTGCAGGGCACCCTGCGCGACCTGCGCGCGCACGACGTCGAAATGGTCACGATCGGCCAGTACCTGCAGCCCTCGTCCCACCATCACCCGGTGCTGCGCTACTGGACTCCCGAGGAGTTCAAGGCGCTCGAGGACTTCGGCATGGCGCTCGGCTTCCAGCACGTGGCCTCCGGCCCGCTGGTGCGTTCGTCGTACCACGCCGACCGCCAGGCGATGGAAGCCGGCGTCGCTGCCTGAGGCTCCTTCCCGCGTTAACACGTAGATCATTCTTCGCTCACGCAGTTCGCGTGCGCCACGGTTCACCGTGCGCTGAACGTAACGACAGTTCGCCGTCGCGGTCTTCCATGGATGGGCGCCGTACATGCAACTTTCGGCACTGTCGACGCGTCTGTTCACGCGACAGGCTCGAATGCATGTCGCATGATGAGCGCATCCGCAACCAGGACCCTGCATGAAAGTTTCCCGAGTCGTTTCCGGCTCCCTGATCGCCCTCGCGCTGGCGGTGCCGCTTGCGTTGATGGCGCGGCCCGATGCCGTCGCCAACGTGCCGGCGACCGCCCCCAATGTCGACCAGGTGGCCGCGTCGAAGCTGGTGTACGGCCTGCTCTCCGACAGCCGGTACGCTTATCGTCCGCGCGCGCTCGACGAGAGCCTCTCGGGTGAGATCTTCGACCGCTATTTCGAGAATCTCGACGGCGGAAAGCTGTTCTTCACCCAGCAGGACATCGCCCGCTTCGAGCCGCTGCGGGCGGGCATGGGCGCGGCGGTCCGCGACGGCAATGTGGCGCCTGCGCTGGAGATCTTCGCGCTCTACAAGCAGCGTGTCGCCGAGCGCATCGCCCACGCGCGCGAGCTGCTCAAGCAGGACATCTTCGATTTCAGCGGCAAGGACCGCTGGGAGTACGACCGCGAGGACGCCGCCTGGGCCGCCGACACGAATGAGCTCGACGCCCTGTGGCGGCAGTCCGTGCGCAACGACTGGCTGCGCCTGGAGCTTGCGGGCAAGTCCCCCGACGAGATCCGCAAGACGCTCGACCGTCGCTACCTCAACACCGCCAACACGGTTGCGTCGCTCAACGACGAGGATGCCTTCAGCAGCTTCCTCAATGCCTACACCGGCTCGATCGATCCGCACACCGACTACTTCAATCCGCGCGCCGCACGCCTGTTCAACCAGAGCATGTCGCTGTCGCTCGAAGGCATCGGCGCGCAGCTGCAGAAGCAGGACGACGTGGTCGTGATCCGCGAGGTCATCGCCGGCGGCCCCGCGGCGTTGAGCAACCGCTTCAAGCCCGGCGATCGCATCGTCGGCGTCGGCCAGGGCACCGACGGGCCGATGGAGGACGTGATCGGCTGGCGCATCGACGACGTGGTCGAGAAGATCAAGGGCCCGAAGGACACCCAGGTGCGCCTGGACGTGGTCCCGGCCGAGGCCACGCTCGACAGTGAACCGGTGCGCATCACCCTGACGCGCGCGCGCGTGCGCCTCGAGGAACAGGCCGCGAAGGGCGAGACGCTGACCCTGCCGGCCGACGTGCCCGGCGGCCGCGACAAGAAGATCGGCGTGATCAAGCTGCCGGCGTTCTACCAGGATTTCGAGGGTCGCCGGAACCGGGATGGCGAGTACGCCTCGGCGACCCGCGACGTCGCGCGCCTGCTCGAACAGTTCAAGGCCGAGAAGGTCGACGGCGTGGTCCTGGACCTGCGCAACAACGGTGGCGGTTCGCTCAACGAGGCGGTCGAGCTCACCGGTCTGTTCATCGAC
The genomic region above belongs to Luteimonas chenhongjianii and contains:
- the mltB gene encoding lytic murein transglycosylase B; translated protein: MSRRPFFRLAVAALPLALAACATPVNPSDGHAADYGAVKPLPEPTRPEGALLAPVPQPPERPVAPTSVTDPAIPRAQRVENFVTYTAQTYGVDPAHVRSVLAQATVQQPILNAISRPAEAVRPWRDYRPIFINDARINGGVAFYRENRTALDRVAAQTGVPAEYIVAIIGVETSYGRITGTWKVIDALYTLAFDYAPRAPFFAGELAQLFALEKAEPQLDILGLKGSYAGAMGMGQFMPSSYRLWAKDGDGDSRRDLLTHKPDVFASIANYFVVHGWDRGGPVVARAQRAASAADFKPENWEPVYPLSALAARGYTPAPGEPTVEGATLLSLDGEGGKEHWLAYRNFYVITRYNRSPMYSLSVHQLAQAIRAGVGP
- a CDS encoding septal ring lytic transglycosylase RlpA family protein, translating into MIRWLLPLSALLLLAGCAGGNKRAAGPAGKETVGAPKHSTQAHRPASAGQRRVSPYAPAQEDPNTRGHYTAGGLYRPGVPDSLPAYLPDVDAIPEPEVVDLPRSPVGNRSPYQVLGKSYTVLDDHSEFAETGTASYYGAKFHGRLTSNREVYDMYAFTAAHKSLPLPSFARVTNLDTGKSVVVRVNDRGPFHEGRVVDLSYAAAVKIGIHPAGTGRVEVRALTPGENARHGYDAVATASPGVAPAARAAAPARTHAAPVVASPAASAIDAIVETLPIASARAGERPAPAPQADPANGRFNMYQNGRIMTADDFDAWLAARGVKIENGRQVPLHPQPETAQTAPAASAATPVAPAAAPGPTAPVAAAGDVTLQVAAFGARANAERALATLQGAGIAAAQLSDGTAAGKPVWRLRVGPVAAAQVAEMSSRVARLGFGAPSVVRD
- a CDS encoding D-alanyl-D-alanine carboxypeptidase family protein; protein product: MKVSVVVSRMLLVAAATAMVGIAVAQDPAPRPQPAATPAAAAPAASDDLPTPPPPAITGTAWILMDYATGQMLAGHNPDERVEPASITKVMTSYVIAAELAAGKIKPDDQVLMSENAWRKGGAGTDGSYSGFPVNQTAPLLDMEIGMVVQSGNDAAIALAEHVAGSEEAFAQLMNAYAARIGMKNSQFENATGLSGPEHYSTARDLAILGRAMVRDFPEEYAHNKIKEFTVGPITQHNRNRLLWRDDSVDGIKTGHHSGAGYCLMASAQRGDQRLISVVMGSTSEAQRATDSLALLNWGFRFFETHAVYDAEKSVATQKVWKGKTDEVQLGVAEPMLVSMPRGKYAQLKPSMDIPQTIIAPIEKGQQIGTVRVMLDDEVVAERPLVALEAVEEAGFFKRLWHEFLMWWNA
- a CDS encoding DUF493 family protein; the encoded protein is MDITSDNPEHGFQFPGTFEITAMGAADAGLETEIPRLLIAAGIAVLDETVTTRASSGGKYVSIKLHIRADSREQYDAAHVALRGHPEVKWTL
- a CDS encoding BLUF domain-containing protein gives rise to the protein MIRQLLYRSGQLCEFTGSDMAGLLRRARDFNAGRGIGGMLLFHDGLFMQVLEGPAAAVDALYARIAADVRHCEVRLLVRTERAAALLPGVPMAWAETPPDGDAPVFPRLENDRRALDLLARAGGDRIATAMRGFLQGAAVPEGGLGCARVAERVL
- the lipB gene encoding lipoyl(octanoyl) transferase LipB, with amino-acid sequence MCPGRGAGAVSRAPAIVRLLERQPYVPVWRAMQRFTDARDAQTTDELWVVEHEPVFTLGQAGKPEHVLAPGDIPVVQVDRGGQVTYHGPGQLVVYPLLDLVRLGIGVRDYVCRIEQAIIDTLGDWNIEAVRRDGAPGVYVNEAKIAALGIRVRRGRTFHGLAFNLAMDLEPFRRINPCGYADLQVVSLADLGGPSSPAAVTPALLGHLAAQFGLALDSGPAPPLPGTE
- the lipA gene encoding lipoyl synthase; the encoded protein is MTQTADKSIPLQVVSAPPAAPLQTGVKQVAGDKIARSPVQFAEAPVLRKPSWIRVRIPSNGAVAALKAKLRENRLVTVCEEASCPNIHECFGHGTATFMILGEVCTRRCSFCDVAHGRPKPPDAAEPLKLAATIADMGLKYVVITSVDRDDLRDGGAQHFVDCIREVRAQSPAIRIEILTPDFRGKGRMERALEILRSDPPDVFNHNVETVPDLYRNVRPGADYQWSLDLLKKFKAQHPGVPTKSGIMLGLGETMEQVQGTLRDLRAHDVEMVTIGQYLQPSSHHHPVLRYWTPEEFKALEDFGMALGFQHVASGPLVRSSYHADRQAMEAGVAA
- a CDS encoding carboxy terminal-processing peptidase — its product is MKVSRVVSGSLIALALAVPLALMARPDAVANVPATAPNVDQVAASKLVYGLLSDSRYAYRPRALDESLSGEIFDRYFENLDGGKLFFTQQDIARFEPLRAGMGAAVRDGNVAPALEIFALYKQRVAERIAHARELLKQDIFDFSGKDRWEYDREDAAWAADTNELDALWRQSVRNDWLRLELAGKSPDEIRKTLDRRYLNTANTVASLNDEDAFSSFLNAYTGSIDPHTDYFNPRAARLFNQSMSLSLEGIGAQLQKQDDVVVIREVIAGGPAALSNRFKPGDRIVGVGQGTDGPMEDVIGWRIDDVVEKIKGPKDTQVRLDVVPAEATLDSEPVRITLTRARVRLEEQAAKGETLTLPADVPGGRDKKIGVIKLPAFYQDFEGRRNRDGEYASATRDVARLLEQFKAEKVDGVVLDLRNNGGGSLNEAVELTGLFIDQGPVVQVRESGGRVGVQGDRDPGVAWDGPLAVLINRGSASASEIVAGAIQDYGRGLIIGETTFGKGTVQNLVDLDRWPANESKRYGQVKLTIAQFFLPGGSSTQNKGVEPDIHFPVTVDATEFGESTYDNALPWTRIAAVPHIQYGDFSPLLPRLEQLHEARVATDKEFTWWAEDIAEFRAEREKKYVSLNMDERRAERDRQSEKRRVRQEERIALGLELDPLAEDSDDDGLQASERAIAQQARLEQAAEDRPDPLLREAAAILADAVRLLNADRALSAAVLPVSTAPGRWAR